The proteins below come from a single Leptidea sinapis chromosome 20, ilLepSina1.1, whole genome shotgun sequence genomic window:
- the LOC126970160 gene encoding DNA polymerase delta subunit 2: protein MLFKGCSTSNEDKNKLNFDIIDVERQTLEYADSSKRFYEVSRDFSKQYAHIYSARLNTFRNILSPLASKKWSKKCKLVKLCDLREKGEQCIIIGTLFKLQELKPSILKELSDQLEVLPQPVRTHFVHETDTVVLEDELQRIKLSGDCINVNEVVTGVVVAVLGSEDEDGVFSVIDVCWPGCMLQKPLPKLENDSYLVLMSGLNLALQSTEHLFALNLFLEWISGFCGTSNYQEEISKVVRVIIAGGIFSSHSDERTLNESDVIAAAPHVDSICAALSSVTPLDLMPGCKDPTGIMLPQKPFHYCLFPKAVEYNTFNRVSNPYECDIGGLTCLGTAGEPIKDIMRYSKLEDCLEIMKKTLLWRHIAPTCPDTVPCAPCLDTDPFTMYNCPAIYFSGNGKEFATDLFIGAEGQKVRLVSVPDFCETRTVALVNLRNLECYSMVFT from the exons atgttgtttaaaggGTGTAGTACTTCAAACGAAGATAAAAATAAGTTGAACTTCGATATCATAGATGTTGAAAGACAAACTCTAGAATATGCCGACAGCTCAAAACGGTTTTACGAAGTATCGAGAGACTTTTCTAAACAATATGCTCATATCTATTCGGCTCGACTAAATACTTTTAGAAACATATTGAGTCCTTTAGCAAGCAAGAAGTGGTCTAAAAAGTGCAAACTTGTTAAGTTATGTGATTTGCGTGAGAAGGGAGAGCAGTGTATCATAATAGGTACTTTATTTAAGTTACAGGAGCTTAAGCCCAGTATTTTAAAGGAACTTTCAGATCAACTAGAAGTTTTACCCCAACCAGTAAG GACTCATTTTGTTCATGAAACAGACACTGTAGTATTGGAAGATGAGCTACAAAGGATAAAATTATCGGGTGATTGTATCAATGTGAATGAAGTTGTAACTGGTGTTGTGGTTGCCGTATTAG GTTCTGAAGATGAAGACGGAGTTTTCTCAGTGATTGATGTATGTTGGCCTGGTTGCATGCTACAGAAACCATTACCTAAACTAGAAAATGATAg ttatttggTGCTAATGTCCGGTCTGAACTTAGCATTGCAATCAACAGAGCATTTGTTTGCTTTAAACCTGTTTCTAGAATGGATATCAGGGTTTTGTGGAACATCTAATTATCAAGAAGAGATTTCCAAAGTGGTCAGAGTTATAATAGCAG gAGGTATATTCTCAAGTCATTCTGATGAAAGAACTCTGAATGAATCAGATGTGATTGCAGCTGCCCCCCATGTAGACTCAATTTGTGCAGCACTGAGTTCTGTTACACCTCTTGACCTCATGCCTGGATGTAAAGACCCTACTGGTATCATGTTACCACAGAAACCATTTCATTATT GTTTATTTCCAAAAGCAGTGGAATATAATACATTCAATAGAGTTTCTAATCCATATGAGTGTGATATTGgag GGCTAACATGTCTCGGCACCGCCGGGGAACCTATTAAAGACATAATGAGATACAGCAAGTTAGAGGATTGTCTAGAAATCATGAAAAAAACCCTACTGTGGAGGCATATAGCACCTACATGCCCTGACACAGTCCCATGCGCTCCTTGCTTAGATACAGACCCATTTACAATGTATAATTGTCCagctatttatttttctggtaaTGGAAAAGAATTTGCTACtgacctttttattg GTGCAGAGGGACAAAAGGTTAGATTAGTAAGTGTTCCTGACTTCTGTGAAACCAGGACTGTCGCTTTAGTTAATTTGAGAAATTTGGAATGTTATAGTATGGTTTTTACATAG